The Ziziphus jujuba cultivar Dongzao chromosome 1, ASM3175591v1 genome segment TAACTGAAGGTTTGGTTTCTGAGCTGATGGGGAGGTTAGAGAAAGGAGATGTTCCTGAAGAACTCAAACAGACCCATTTCATCAAATTCCAATTTGCACCTGTCTCTCTGAGGTTCATGAAAAGGGAAGAAGTTGAAAACAGCATTTTGGAGCTGAAAAAGAAAGTGGATTATTCTATTGTATCAGGAGGTGGGGCTATTATATATGCAGGAGATCTGAAATGGACAGTGGTTGATGAGAAAGAAGGAGATCATCAAGTCTGTGGAGGAGGAGGCAATTATAGTGCAAGTGATCATTTAGTTACAGAAATAGCAAGGTTGGTCTGTGATAATAATCAAAATGGAAGCTCATCATCAAAGCCAAAGGTTTGGTTAATGGCTACTGCAAATTATAACACGTATATGAGATGCCAAATGAGACGACCTCCACTTGAGATTCAATGGGGTCTTCAAGCTGTTTCCGTTCCATCAGGTGGACTTGGTTTGAGCCTCCATGCTTCCAGGTTATTATTCAATATCTCTTCCTTTCcattatattcaatattttaatatcatatataaaatattttatgaatatgtttatgtgtgtaGCATGTCTAGCAAGTAAATACATAAATCTCCATTGatggttatttaaaaaaaaataaaaaataaaaataaataaattaaaaaaaaccctTTGATATTCTTATTTTGTAAGTTTGTGGTTTTCAGACTACATGGTCTGAAAGAAGACAGAACCTctgagaacccaaaaaaaaaaaaagaaaaagaaaatagggtTGGTGGGATAGGATACGGACCACTGTCCTTTTGTTTTGTCAGTATTCAGAATATAGCtactgaaaattttttttacatgcTTTCACTGGCAGAAAATTTTGATAgggaaattttgattttaaagtttttccttttacatgtctattaaaatttatataaatgagtttttgtccataataattaaacaataaacCATGATAatctttttgaaatatatatatatacatatatggggTTCATATATGACACAAAAATCTTTGGgctacacaaaaaataaaataataataataataataaacataaaaaggatggttcttctttttttttttcttttttatcaccATCAAAGGACGGTCTCTCCCTCAGTATGCATGTTATATGCGTGTGGTATGTAGGCAGTTATTATGTCGTACCCAAAAGTCAGTATATATGTTAatactaagaaacaaaaataaattagaaagataACAAAAAGACAAAACGACACAAAAAATCttttaacttttgaaattgaacttcttcttaattaagttcatagaaattttgcagtattattataatatatatatatatatatgtttctatgGTAAAAAGTTTGTGCTGCTTTTGACTTTATGTTTTTGCTAATTGAAATGCATGCGTTGTTGCATTTATACATGACAGCCTCCATGACTCAAGGATAATGTTGTCCCAAAGCCCACCTCAATCGCTAGAAACAAAGCCATTTGCTAACAAAGAAGAACAAGATCATCAGCTCTTGACTTGCTGCGCAGAATGCACTTCACATTATGAGAAAGAAGCTCAATTGTTCAAGTCAGGCCAGCAAAAATTGCCTGCCTGGCTCCAACCACAAGGAACCGAAGCCCGTCAAAAGGTATGAAAATCATTGtcgatatttattttattttatttttaaattaatgatccTAATAAAAAACAGCATTATTGTCATCTAGActatcttttaattataaaaaaaattaattattgctattattatttttatatttggcaGTATTATTGGTTGATTAAcgtgggtttttctttttttttcttttttgattaaatTTCAGGATGAGTTGGTTGAGTTGAGAAGAAAATGGAGCAGATTGTGTCATAGTCTACATGAAAGCAAACATAGTCAGAATCATTTGAGCTCAACTTTGTGCAACAATCAGGGCTTGATTGGAAAGAGCTGCTCTTACACTGGTTCATCATACCCATGGTGGCCCACAAATAATAGCGTCTTTCCAGATTCAAACTCAATCTCCTTTGCTGATTCACCTCCAAAGCCTGCTGCATTACAAAGTTCCAATCCCATACCCCGTTTCAGGAGACAACAATCATGTACAATCGAGTTCAACTTTGGCAATGGAATCCAAAAGCATCATCACCATGATCATCAAGTGGTGGAGCCTAGCTTAGATTCTCTCAAAAGCAgagatgatcatgatcatgatcatgatcatgatcacGATCATCAAGGCAAAGAAGTTAAGATCACCCTTGCACTTGGAAATTCTGTCTTCTCTGACGATTCAAAGAAATGGGTACTGGAAAGGAAAAGTGAAAGTACAACACAGAGAGCTGAAATGTGTAAGCTTTTGAAAGAGAATGTGCCATGGCAATCGGAGACAATCCCTTCGATAGTGGAAGCCATTATTGATTCCAACTCAGAAAAGCAAGAAACTTGGTTATTGGTTCAAGGGAATGATTGTATTGGAAAAAGAAGGCTAGCTCGTGCAATATCAGAGTCATTTCTCGGTTCTGCTGATTTACTCCTCCATTTGAATacgaacaacaacaaaaagcgCATTGGTACTACTTCAATTAACCAGCAACAATCTGAAATGATGCTCTCCAGAGCTTTGAAAACACATAGGAAACTTGTTGTGCTTGTGGAAGACATCGATTTGGCTGATACCCAGTTCATGAAATTCCTTGCTGATGGATTTGAAACAGGGAAATTTGgagaaattgagagaaaacaaTCTGATATTGGTCAGGCAATTTTCATTCTCACCAAGGGTGAGACAATGAGCCATAAAGTTCATAACTTGGTACACAAGAATTCTGTGATCCAGATGACATTCAAGGTCGATGAAGAAACGAATAGTACCGGTTTCGGTTCGACGAATTTCGATCATCACAAGCGAAAGGCAGAGTGGGAACTGTGCAAGAATGTCATGGCAAAGAATCCAAGAAACAATGACAAGGAAAATGCAGGTACCAAGAAAGATTTCTCGAGGCAATCGAGCTTCAACAGTGCTACACTTGATCTGAACATGAAAGccgacgaagaagaagaagacgaagacgaAGAAAGCGAAGACAAACCGGGGGAATTGAGCCCGATTTCGAGCGATTTAACAAGAGAAACTAACAATGATGTTCAAAACCCAAATGGGTTCTTGGACTCCATCGACAACCTTTTTGTGTTCAAGAGAAGCCCTGCTCGAGAAAGAGAAATGGCAGAGCTTTTCTCGGCGATGATGGAAGGTTGTTGGTTTGGAGAGGAACGTGGGAGGGAGCAAAATGGAGTTAGATTTAGTGTGGAAGAGAGGGTGATAGAGAGGGTTTGTATTGGTTCTGGTTTTTTCACGAATAGTTTGTTTGAGAAATGGCTGAAAGACGTTTTTCAAACAAGCTTGAGAAATATTGGTAAATTTGGCGGGAAGGGAGGAAAAGGTACGGTTGTAAGGCTTTGTTTGGATGATAAGAAAGATGACGAGGGAATTTTGGAGGATGGTTTCATGGGTTCATGTCTTCCTAAAAATATCCAAGTTTCTTTCAAGGACTAGTTAGAgtggtcattttttttttttttcatgctcGCTTCTCTCTCACAAAAAATCTATGGAAAAATTTAATGACCACCACATTGTCCTTTCTGTAACTTCTAGTTGTCTTAATAggaatgtgttttttttttttttttttcccttcattttttatttcctttgttTTTCACTTCCAATGCAAATTATTTTTCTCTCCCACCAAcctattcctttttattttttattttttattttttttcctatcaaCTTTGGGAAGGCCCTTAAAATGTTACAGTCCCAAAACCAAATCAGTGGCATCTTCTGTACATATAGATGCATAAtagctaaaacaaaaaattaaacgtGGAGAGTGGAAActaacttaaaaaaattatcaatttgtgCATAACATCATAGAGCATTGTCTGGCTGCTGTAACATGAATCTTGCTGGTGGGCTTTACACATATAagagtatatatgtatgtatgcatgcaTGTAAAAAGCTAATGTGCAAAAACTATtgcaattttgaataattagCTATTTGAAGTGTTTGATATTGCTAtggaaaagataaaaataaacatcAAACATTGTGGATGGGTCTATAATTAACATCATGGGAATAAACGTTCTCCAATTGATTAGGGAggaaagttaataataataagaagaagaagaagaagaagaaaaggtaaATTGAGAATATTATAAAAGCTGGAGGGTATTTGTGTCTAAGTAAAGAACTCCGATCTACCCAATGGTGAAAGTAACATTACTTTTGATGCTTTATTATAAATATGAGTAGGCACCCAAATACttttttgaaaatacaaaaacataaaaataaaaaaataaaaaattgtcaatGAGCCTTTGAAATGGTGGCATATTAAAATTGCTCTTCAAAGGGACTTACTTCAATAAGtttctcttttgctttttctttttcttaaaatttcaatttaaatatatacctCACTTTCCCTGTTTGATGATAATAATTGAATTCATAGAGAACAGAATCCATATGACTCCAACCTATCCTTTTCATGTGGGTATGCTtgtaacacatatatatatactactCTACCACAAAAAAGCCTTTTCAGGCTTTTAAGGGAATTCAATAAACAAATTGCAAAGCTTTCATTTATAAAAATGCAATCCGTATCAAAGCTATCTAATCTCCAGTTACCCACCGTCCCCTGAAAgagattttgttttctttaagaATATGAAAATTCTGCTTAGGTCACTATTTTGGCCTGCCCAAATAACACCTTTAATGGGTATTAACAaacttcatattttaaaattacattgttTATAAGATAAGATAATCATGTTGTACAACCATTCATCATATAATCATTGCACTATATACTTTTTTCCATTGTTCATTCCACATGTAAAATCAACTaactataattaatttattattaatcatgTTAAAATTCATttcttagaaaagaaaattattctttttttcaaatataatgattAATGTTGGACATATTATAACATCCTACAATTAATAAAAGTCATCATCTATTAGCAACTGCACGATCTAGTTAATTGCAATTTCCTTTTTGaaattaacataaataaaataatgaatttaattaataagtgaaaccaaataaaaaccaataaaatatgactaatATTAGAGGTAccaaataatttactaaattatttactaaataataatattatttatttgtcaacCAATAAGATGATaacaaatcatatttaaaacaTAATGCAAAATATTTGATGACTATCacatgatttataaaaataaaaaaaaaaatcatattatttatcacatcaaataataaaaaagttaatatctGCAATATTATTGAATGAAATAAGGAATGCCCTCCATTT includes the following:
- the LOC107433526 gene encoding protein SMAX1-LIKE 4, whose protein sequence is MRSGACAVQQTLTAEAASVLKHSLSLARRRGHAQITPLHVAATLLSSRTSLLRRACLKSQPHHQTTTTSHHHHHHPLQCRALELCFNVALNRLPTTPGPLLHGQPSLSNALIAALKRAQAHQRRGCIEQQQQQPLLTIKVELEQLIISILDDPSVSRVMREAGFSSTAVKNNIEDSSASSVFQCYSSSGVGGVFSSPCSPSATDHQNQRENIVNPGNFWHTHFLSYSYDQNPLLFSPPQKKVFPIITTTNSESSAASSVKEDIKLVFEVFLRKNNNNNKRRNTVIVGDSLSITEGLVSELMGRLEKGDVPEELKQTHFIKFQFAPVSLRFMKREEVENSILELKKKVDYSIVSGGGAIIYAGDLKWTVVDEKEGDHQVCGGGGNYSASDHLVTEIARLVCDNNQNGSSSSKPKVWLMATANYNTYMRCQMRRPPLEIQWGLQAVSVPSGGLGLSLHASSLHDSRIMLSQSPPQSLETKPFANKEEQDHQLLTCCAECTSHYEKEAQLFKSGQQKLPAWLQPQGTEARQKDELVELRRKWSRLCHSLHESKHSQNHLSSTLCNNQGLIGKSCSYTGSSYPWWPTNNSVFPDSNSISFADSPPKPAALQSSNPIPRFRRQQSCTIEFNFGNGIQKHHHHDHQVVEPSLDSLKSRDDHDHDHDHDHDHQGKEVKITLALGNSVFSDDSKKWVLERKSESTTQRAEMCKLLKENVPWQSETIPSIVEAIIDSNSEKQETWLLVQGNDCIGKRRLARAISESFLGSADLLLHLNTNNNKKRIGTTSINQQQSEMMLSRALKTHRKLVVLVEDIDLADTQFMKFLADGFETGKFGEIERKQSDIGQAIFILTKGETMSHKVHNLVHKNSVIQMTFKVDEETNSTGFGSTNFDHHKRKAEWELCKNVMAKNPRNNDKENAGTKKDFSRQSSFNSATLDLNMKADEEEEDEDEESEDKPGELSPISSDLTRETNNDVQNPNGFLDSIDNLFVFKRSPAREREMAELFSAMMEGCWFGEERGREQNGVRFSVEERVIERVCIGSGFFTNSLFEKWLKDVFQTSLRNIGKFGGKGGKGTVVRLCLDDKKDDEGILEDGFMGSCLPKNIQVSFKD